In one Novosphingobium sp. 9U genomic region, the following are encoded:
- a CDS encoding transposase — translation MNGDAFRMYVQHVLAPTLMPGDVVVLDNLPAHKVAGIREAIADRRAQIFYLPPYSPDMNPIEMAFLQAQGAS, via the coding sequence ATGAATGGCGATGCCTTCCGCATGTACGTCCAGCATGTCCTTGCACCGACCCTCATGCCTGGCGATGTCGTGGTGCTCGACAACCTACCCGCGCACAAGGTCGCCGGCATCCGCGAGGCGATCGCCGACCGCCGTGCCCAGATCTTCTACCTGCCGCCCTACAGCCCAGACATGAACCCGATCGAGATGGCCTTTCTCCAAGCTCAAGGCGCTTCTTAG